From the genome of Virgibacillus proomii, one region includes:
- a CDS encoding methyl-accepting chemotaxis protein, giving the protein MIKNLKIVKKLSLLVILAVLLLVTIFAFSFKYLHDMEENSKIMYEDYLISIDKLGKMQKNNFKIDASAMEAMRTDDQEKYDALIKNIDKLVNENLNLESKELFPKEIIDMDSYYELIDVYIKGRTTALEMAKKDQKKAYEYYLEHVTSKRAELDKVMTDIQQYFSDKANEINIKNKNNLQKATVTFFGIAAAGIVIFVIISLLIVKAIVKPIKQIQRLMAEVEHGKLTTGEYQADDELGQLFKSYNSMIKAIEDIIWSTQEASENVVSSSEQLTASAQQNTQASEHIASTIQELAAGSMNQLNNIEETASTLNTMITSFEKIANNATVISDNAKESANMSVQGKESIEEVTKQMKIINHNVIGLGKTIKNLSQSLSEIGTINKAITDIAGQTNLLSLNAAIEAARAGVHGEGFSVVAEEVRKLAEQSSQSAEQITRLIETIQSDTNETVESMDSTKQVVNLGTSVVHDAGQIFEKIEYAISDIVNQFSHISEDINSLSSGVSKVQQSVEGIKSVAEQASDRTQNVSAATEEQLASMEEIETSSENLAKISEDLQQLVNKFDSKD; this is encoded by the coding sequence ATGATTAAAAATTTGAAAATCGTAAAGAAACTTTCCCTACTCGTTATTTTAGCTGTTTTATTACTAGTTACCATATTTGCTTTCAGTTTTAAGTATTTACATGACATGGAAGAAAACTCAAAAATAATGTATGAAGATTACTTGATCTCAATTGATAAGCTTGGAAAGATGCAAAAAAATAATTTTAAGATTGATGCCTCTGCAATGGAAGCAATGAGGACGGATGACCAAGAAAAATATGATGCCTTGATAAAAAATATTGATAAATTAGTAAATGAAAACTTAAATCTGGAGTCAAAAGAACTTTTTCCAAAAGAAATCATCGATATGGATTCCTATTATGAACTTATCGATGTTTATATTAAAGGAAGAACAACTGCTCTTGAAATGGCAAAAAAAGATCAGAAAAAGGCATATGAATATTATTTAGAACATGTTACAAGTAAACGGGCTGAATTAGATAAAGTAATGACTGATATCCAACAATACTTTTCCGATAAAGCAAATGAAATCAACATTAAAAATAAGAATAATTTACAAAAAGCTACAGTTACCTTTTTTGGAATAGCTGCTGCCGGTATTGTTATTTTTGTTATTATTAGCCTATTAATCGTAAAAGCTATTGTAAAACCAATTAAACAGATCCAACGTCTCATGGCAGAAGTAGAACATGGTAAGTTAACAACAGGAGAATATCAAGCTGATGATGAACTAGGCCAATTATTTAAATCCTATAATAGTATGATTAAGGCAATTGAAGATATTATCTGGTCTACACAAGAAGCTTCTGAAAATGTTGTGTCTTCTTCCGAACAGTTAACTGCCAGTGCTCAGCAAAATACCCAAGCCTCTGAGCATATTGCTTCAACCATACAGGAACTAGCAGCAGGATCAATGAATCAATTGAATAATATTGAAGAAACAGCTAGCACGCTGAATACTATGATTACCAGCTTTGAAAAGATCGCAAATAATGCTACCGTTATCTCAGATAACGCTAAAGAATCTGCTAATATGTCGGTTCAAGGGAAAGAATCAATTGAAGAAGTTACCAAACAAATGAAAATAATTAATCATAATGTAATTGGGCTAGGTAAAACGATTAAAAACTTAAGCCAGAGTTTATCAGAAATAGGCACGATTAATAAAGCTATTACGGATATCGCTGGACAAACGAATTTGCTATCTCTAAATGCAGCAATAGAGGCAGCAAGAGCTGGAGTCCATGGTGAAGGTTTCTCCGTTGTCGCTGAAGAGGTAAGAAAGCTTGCAGAACAATCCAGTCAATCAGCTGAACAGATAACAAGGCTGATTGAGACGATACAAAGTGATACAAATGAAACGGTAGAGTCGATGGATTCCACGAAGCAAGTTGTTAATTTAGGTACATCGGTTGTCCATGATGCGGGGCAAATATTTGAAAAAATAGAATATGCCATATCTGATATCGTAAATCAATTTAGTCATATTAGCGAAGATATTAACAGCTTGTCTTCAGGTGTATCAAAAGTTCAGCAATCTGTAGAGGGTATTAAATCAGTAGCTGAGCAAGCATCTGATAGAACACAAAATGTATCGGCAGCAACCGAAGAACAGCTTGCATCCATGGAGGAAATTGAAACTTCTTCTGAAAATTTGGCAAAGATTTCAGAAGATCTTCAACAATTAGTGAATAAATTTGATTCAAAGGATTAA
- a CDS encoding oxygen-dependent tRNA uridine(34) hydroxylase TrhO: MESNKNYEVLLYYKYVHIKDPEGYAAEHLKFCKDLGLKGRILVAHEGINGTVSGTKEQTKTYMDTMHQDPRFADMVFKIDEHDGHAFKKMHVRPRKELVTLRLENDINPNKTTGNYLSPKEFYEAMQDEDTVVIDARNDYEYDLGHFRGAVRPDIRAFRELPSWIREHKDEFKGKKILTYCTGGIRCEKFSGWLRKEGFEDVNQLHGGIVTYGKDPEVQGELWDGKCYVFDERISVPVNQKEHVIVGVDYFDGKPCERYVNCANPECNKQILCSEENEHKYLRGCTHECRVSPRNLYVKEHGLTKEEVEARLEAIGERLTMKA; the protein is encoded by the coding sequence ATGGAAAGCAATAAAAATTATGAGGTTTTATTGTATTATAAGTATGTTCACATTAAAGACCCGGAAGGATATGCAGCTGAACATCTTAAATTTTGTAAAGACTTGGGGTTAAAAGGAAGAATTCTAGTAGCCCATGAGGGTATCAATGGAACAGTTTCTGGCACAAAAGAACAAACAAAAACCTACATGGATACGATGCATCAAGATCCTCGATTTGCGGATATGGTTTTCAAAATTGATGAACATGATGGCCATGCTTTCAAAAAAATGCATGTTCGCCCTCGCAAAGAGCTAGTAACATTGCGCTTAGAAAATGATATTAATCCAAACAAAACAACAGGTAACTACTTGTCACCAAAAGAATTTTATGAGGCTATGCAAGATGAGGATACCGTTGTGATTGATGCACGTAATGATTATGAATACGATTTAGGACATTTTCGTGGTGCGGTTCGTCCTGATATTCGGGCGTTTCGTGAACTTCCTAGTTGGATTCGCGAGCATAAGGATGAATTTAAAGGTAAGAAAATTTTAACCTATTGTACAGGTGGTATCCGCTGTGAAAAATTCTCCGGTTGGTTACGCAAAGAAGGCTTTGAAGACGTTAATCAATTACACGGTGGTATTGTCACATATGGTAAAGATCCGGAAGTACAAGGAGAATTATGGGATGGAAAATGCTATGTTTTTGATGAACGCATTTCAGTACCAGTGAATCAAAAAGAACATGTAATTGTTGGCGTAGATTATTTTGATGGTAAACCATGTGAGCGCTATGTAAACTGTGCAAACCCAGAATGTAATAAACAAATTCTCTGCTCCGAGGAGAATGAACATAAATATTTACGCGGCTGCACACATGAGTGTCGAGTAAGCCCTCGTAACCTTTATGTAAAAGAACATGGACTTACAAAAGAAGAAGTAGAGGCCCGACTTGAAGCGATAGGTGAACGTTTAACAATGAAAGCATAA